GGTCGGCAACGCGATCCGTCGCGTCCTGCTCTCTTCGCTCAAGGGCGCGGCGATCACGTCGGCTCGTATCGACGGCGTGCTGCACGAGTTCTCCACCATCGACGGCGTCACCGAGGACGTCACCGACATCGTCCTGAACCTCAAGGAGGTGCGGCTGCACATCCACGAGGGGCAGCGCCACGTCGGAATGGTCGAGGCGGCGGGGCCGCGCGAGGTGAAGGCGGGCGACATCGACTTCGGCCCGCACGTGACGGTGCTCAACCCCGACCATCACGTCGCCACCGTCGGTCCCGACGGCACGCTACGAATGGAGCTGACGGCCAAGCGCGGCAGCGGCTATGTCACCGCCGACCGCAATCGCGAAGAGGACACGCCGGTCGGCACCATCAACCTGGACGCGACGTTCTCCCCGGTGCGCAAGGTCAACTTCACCGTGACCAGCGCGCGCGTCGGCCAGCGCACCGACTACGACAAGCTCATCCTGGAAGTGTTCACCGACGGCAGCGTCCGTCCCGACGACGCGGTGGCGGTGGCCGCCCGCATCCTGCAGGACCAGCTGGCGGTGTTCATCAACTTCGACGTCGATGCGCTCGAGGCCGAGGAGACCAAGATCGAGCCGGCGATGGAGCAGCTCAACGACAACCTGTTCCGGTGCGTGGACGAGCTCGACCTGTCGGTCCGCTCGGCCAACTGCCTGCAGAACGCCGACATCAAGTACGTCGGCGAGCTGGTGCAGCGCAGCGAGCAGGAGATGCTCAAGACCAAGAACTTCGGCAGGAAATCGCTGCTGGAGATCAAGGAGGTCCTCGGCGAGATGGGGCTGTCGCTCGGGATGCGCATCCCGAACTTCCCCGAGCGCGAGCACCTCGACCGCATGCGCATCGAGCAGGAGAGGTACTAGGCCATGAGACACATGAAGTCCGGGCGCAAGCTCGGGCGGAACTCGTCGCATCGCGACGCCATGTTCCGCAACATGGTGACCTCGCTGATCATGCACGGCCGCATCCGCACCACCGACGCCAAGGCGAAGGAGCTGCGGCGCTGGGCCGACCGCATGATCACGCTCGGCAAGCAGGACACGGTTGCGGCGCGCCGCCGCGCGCGCGCCTACATCCGCACCGACGAGGCGGTCTACAAGCTGTTCTCGGAAGTGGCGCCGCGCTTCGCGCAGCGCGCCGGCGGTTACACGCGCATCATCAAGCTGGGACAGCGCCTCGGTGATGCCGCTCCGCTGTCCCTGGTGGAGCTGACCGAGTTGCCGCCGCCGGTGAAGAAGGCGAAGGCGGGCGAGGAGAAAGAGGCGTCGTCCCGCTGAGCATCCGCCTCGCTCGAAGAGGCGCGGCCACGGGCATGTCCACGGCGGACACGAAGCGCGAAGCGCGGCGCGGTCCGCCGCAGACACGCCCGCGGCCGCGCCGGAAGCCTGCTGGCGCGCCGTTGCGAGATGCGGTGGCCGCGACTGATCGGGTCCATGCCGCCGCGTTTCGCTCGCGGGGTTTCTCTGACATCTACGGTTTCGCATGAAAGCACGTCTGCGAGGGCTGATTGCCGGCGCGTTGGCCAGGGCGCACGAGGCGGGTGATCTCGCGAGCGCGGAGGTGCCGGCGTTCGTCGTCGAGGTTCCGCGCGACGCCACGCACGGCGATCTTGCGAGCAACGTGGCCATGCTGCTGGCGCGGCCCGAGAAGAAGTCGCCGCGCGCACTGGCCGAGCTTCTGATCCGCCACATCGGCGACGGCGGCGGCCTCCTCGCCAGGGTCGAGCCGGCCGGTCCCGGCTTCCTCAACTTCACACTGAGCGACGGTGCCTGGCGCCAGCGCCTGCTCGAGATCGTCGAGGCCGGCGACGCCTACGGCACCGGCGAGAACGGCGGCGGCCAGCGCATCCAGATCGAGTTCTGCTCGGCCAATCCCACCGGGCCGCTGCACATCGGGCACGGGCGCGGCGCCGTCACCGGCGATGCCATCGCGCGCCTGCTCGAGGCGGCCGGTTATGACGTCGACCGCGAGTACTACGTCAACGATGCCGGGGTCCAGATCGAGACGCTCGGCCGCTCGGTTCTGGCGCGCTATCGCGAGCTGCACGGCATCCACGAGCCGTTTCCCGAGGACGGCTATCCCGGCGACTACGTCGTCGACCTTGCGCAGGAGATCATCGAGCGCGACGGGCGGCGCTGGCTGGACGCGCCTGCCGACGAAGCGACTGCCACGCTCGCGCAGTGGGCCGCGGCTCGTCTGCTCGACAACATTCGCGCCGACCTCGAAGCCTTCAACGTGCGGATCGACAACTTCACCTCCGAGCGCGCGCTGCGCCAGCGGGGCAGCGTGCAGGATGCGATCGCCGAGCTTCGCCAGCGCGGGCACATCTACGAGCAGGAAGGCGCGATCTGGATGCGCACCACCGCCTTCGACGACGACAAGGACCGTCCGGTCGTCAAGAGCGACGGCGAGCTGACCTACTTCGGCTGCGACATCGCCTACCACCGCGAGAAGCTGCTCAAGGGCTACGAGCGCATCATCAACGTCTGGGGCGCCGATCATCATGGCTACGTCAGCCGCATCCGCGGCTGCCTGCAGGCGCTCGGCCTCGAGGGCGACAGGCTGCGCGTGGTGCTCGTGCAGATGGTGAGCCTCTCGCGCGACGGCGAGCCGGTGCGCATGGGCAAGAGGACGGGCGAGTTCATCCCGCTGCGCGCGGTGGTGGACGAGGTGGGCAACGATCTGGCGCGGTTCTTCTTCCTGTCGCGCAAGTCGGACGCGCACCTGGACTTCGACCTGGAGCTGGCGCGGCGGCAGACGGCCGAGAACCCGGTCTTCTACGTGCAGTACGCGCACACGCGCATCGCCGGCATCTTCCGTCAGGCCGCCGAGCGCGGCATCGGGATTCCCGAGCCGGGCATCGACGCCGTGCAGGCGCTGTCGCACCCCGACGAGATCGGGTTGATCAAGTTGCTCGCCGAGTTTCCCGAGATCGTCGATGCGGCGGCCGAGGCGCTCGAGCCGCATCGGGTCATCCACTACGTGCAGCGCGTGGCGGGCGACTTCCATCGCTTCTATTCCAGGCACCGTTGCGTCAGCGACGATGCCGAGATGACGGCCGCGCGGCTGCTGCTCGTGGGCGCGGTCGGGCAGGTGATCGGCCGGGCGCTCCGGCTGGTGGGGATCGCGGCCCCGGAGCGGATGTAGCGCGGCAGGCCGTGCGCATGCACACGGCACAGGAGAGCACGCGCTTTCGGCTCGGCCTTCTCCTCTGCCTGGCCGTCGTCGTCTTCCTGGTCTGGCCCGTCACGAACGACGGCATGATCGTCAATGCGGACGCGCCGCGGCACCTGCTGCGCGTCAAGGTCATGGCCGAACAGTTCCTGCCGTCCGGCCACGTCGACGGCTGGTCGCCGTACTGGTACCTGGGCGCGCAGCTCTTCCTGTTCCAGTCCTACGGCTACTTCCTCGTCATCGGGTTGGCCGCGCTTCTTCTGGACGGCGTGCTCGACCTGCTCACCGTCTTCAAGGTCTTCTACGCGCTGCCGGTGGTCGCGCTGCCGCTGGTCGTGGCGCACGTCGCGCGGCGGCTCGGCGTCAGTCGCGACGGCGCGGTGGTTGCGGCGATGGCCAGCCTCGTGCTCGGCACCATGCTCGGCTTCGGCATGCCAGGCCTGTTCGTGACCGGGCTCCTGCCGCACTCGGTGGGCGTGCTGCTGTTCGCACTGGCGTGGCCGGTACTGCTGGACGCGTTGGACGGCGTGCCGGGCCAGCTCTGGAAGGCCGTGCTGCTGATGGCCGCCGCGCTACTGGCGCATTTCATCACCGGCGCGTACGCGCTCGCCGTTGCCGGCCTGGTTGCTGCCGGCATCGCGGTGGTACGCCGCGATCCCGGCTTGCTCGTCCGCTACGCGGCCATTGCCGCGCTCGTGCTGCTGCTCGCCGGACATGCACTGTTCCCTTCGCTGCAGTGGCACGAGCTCGGCGGCGGCTCGGTCGGATGGGGCGAGGGAGGAGGCCGTGCCGTCGCGCTCGCCACCGGCGGCCTGTTCGGTCCGCGAGCGCTCGTCCTGCCGGCGTACGCCGCTGCGATATGGGCCGTGCTGTTCGACCGCTCGCGGCTGGCCATCACGGCCGCCGTCGCTCTGGTGACGGCGGTGCTGGCGGTGACGGGGCCTTTTTCCTGGGAGCCGCAGCCGATGGTCGAGATGATGCGGCGGGTCGTGCGGCCTCGCGCGCTGTCGTTCGTGTGTCTTGCGACGGTGCTGTTCACGGGCGTCGCCTTCGATAAGGCGCGGCCGTGGCTGAGCGCCCTTGCACGACGGTCACGCCCCGGTGCGGCGGTCGTGGTCGCCGCTGTCCTTGTCATCGTCGGCAGCGCCGCCGCCGAGCTGGCGCATCATAGGCGCAACGTGGAGACCGAGTACGCGCAGCGCAAACGGCCGAGGAAGGAGTTCGCGCGAGTCGTGCGATGGCTCGACCGCAAGGCCGAGCATGGCGCGATCGTGGCGATGGACCGCACGGCGTTCCGCTGGGCGCGCCTCGGCGTGCACAGCGTCGTCAGCGTCCTGAACTTCCACACCGGCGTCTACACGCTCGGCGGTGATCAGGTCGAGCTGACCAGCGCGGGCAGACGCGGCGATCTCGGCCGCATCATGCGCAAGGGGTCGCGCCGCGGCGCCGAGCGGCTGCGCCGGCTGGGCATCCGCTATGTCATCGTCACCAGCCAGGACGTCCGTGAGTTCTTCGAGGGCAGCGACGACTTCGTGCCGGTGCTGCAAGAGAGGCGCACGACGATCTACCGCCTGCGCGACGGCGGCTCGCGTCTGAGCGGAGAAGGGTTTTCGGTCGAGCGCTTTCGCGATCTGACGCCCGAGCACCTGCGCTGGACCGTTCGCACCGCGACGCGGCGGCGCTGGTATCCGGCAACGGCGGCCGTCAGCTGGCACCCGAACTGGCAGGCGCTCGTCGACGGCCGGCCCGTCGTTACCAGGCAGGCCAAGGACTCGCTGATCCGGCTGCGCGTGCCGGCCGGCAGCGTGCGTGTGGAGCTCAAGTTCGAGCGCAGCGCCATGGAGTCGCTCTACAACTGGATCTCCGCGCTGACGCTGGCGGGTGTGCTCGCCGCAATGGTGTCGAGGCGGCGGCAGGCCATGCGCTCGCGCGCCGCCGTCGCCGCGGCAGCGACCTGACACGACTTCGAGTCGGGAGCCGCGACTGCGGCACGAGATTCCCGGCCAGCCGCGGCCTATGCCGTTGGCGCCTGCGCCGACATCCATTCGGCGATCGCCTCGACCATCGCTGCTCGTACGTCGGCATCGCGGCGGCCCGAGCGAACGCGCACGTGGAAGGAGTGGTCGCCGTCGTCGACGATTTCGATGCGCGCACGGCCGCCGAGGTCGCGGCAGATCGGCGCCAGAAGCCGCAGATCGGCCAGCTCGTCACGCGTGCCCTGGAGGAACAGCATCGGGATGTGCACGTCGAACAGATGCAGCGCGCGATCGGTGGACGGCTTGCCGGCAGGGTGCAGCGGGAAGCCGAGGAAGACGAGACCGCGCACGCCGGCCAGCGGCGCTTGCGCCTGCGCCTGCGAAGTCATGCGCGCGCCGAAGGACTTGCCGCCGGCAAACAGTGGCAGGCCTGCGCTGCGCCGCAGTGCCTCCTCGGCAGCGGCGCGCACGGTCGCCTGTGCCAGCGCCGGAGCATCGGGCCGCCGTGCGCCGCGCTCCATGAACGGGAACTGGTAGCGCAGGACCGCGACGCCGCGCCCGGCCAGGCCGGCGGCGATGGCGGCCAGGAACTCGTGCTGCATGCCGGCGCCGGCGCCGTGCGCCATGACGTAGCACGCCCACGCATCGGGAGGCCTCTGCCACAGGCCCGAGACCTGCTGCGCCGCCGAAACCGTTAT
This window of the Candidatus Limnocylindrales bacterium genome carries:
- a CDS encoding alpha/beta family hydrolase — protein: MEATAVAITVSAAQQVSGLWQRPPDAWACYVMAHGAGAGMQHEFLAAIAAGLAGRGVAVLRYQFPFMERGARRPDAPALAQATVRAAAEEALRRSAGLPLFAGGKSFGARMTSQAQAQAPLAGVRGLVFLGFPLHPAGKPSTDRALHLFDVHIPMLFLQGTRDELADLRLLAPICRDLGGRARIEIVDDGDHSFHVRVRSGRRDADVRAAMVEAIAEWMSAQAPTA
- a CDS encoding DNA-directed RNA polymerase subunit alpha, producing the protein MLDNWKDLIRPKLEVRELTETYGRIELEPFERGYGTTVGNAIRRVLLSSLKGAAITSARIDGVLHEFSTIDGVTEDVTDIVLNLKEVRLHIHEGQRHVGMVEAAGPREVKAGDIDFGPHVTVLNPDHHVATVGPDGTLRMELTAKRGSGYVTADRNREEDTPVGTINLDATFSPVRKVNFTVTSARVGQRTDYDKLILEVFTDGSVRPDDAVAVAARILQDQLAVFINFDVDALEAEETKIEPAMEQLNDNLFRCVDELDLSVRSANCLQNADIKYVGELVQRSEQEMLKTKNFGRKSLLEIKEVLGEMGLSLGMRIPNFPEREHLDRMRIEQERY
- the argS gene encoding arginine--tRNA ligase, whose amino-acid sequence is MKARLRGLIAGALARAHEAGDLASAEVPAFVVEVPRDATHGDLASNVAMLLARPEKKSPRALAELLIRHIGDGGGLLARVEPAGPGFLNFTLSDGAWRQRLLEIVEAGDAYGTGENGGGQRIQIEFCSANPTGPLHIGHGRGAVTGDAIARLLEAAGYDVDREYYVNDAGVQIETLGRSVLARYRELHGIHEPFPEDGYPGDYVVDLAQEIIERDGRRWLDAPADEATATLAQWAAARLLDNIRADLEAFNVRIDNFTSERALRQRGSVQDAIAELRQRGHIYEQEGAIWMRTTAFDDDKDRPVVKSDGELTYFGCDIAYHREKLLKGYERIINVWGADHHGYVSRIRGCLQALGLEGDRLRVVLVQMVSLSRDGEPVRMGKRTGEFIPLRAVVDEVGNDLARFFFLSRKSDAHLDFDLELARRQTAENPVFYVQYAHTRIAGIFRQAAERGIGIPEPGIDAVQALSHPDEIGLIKLLAEFPEIVDAAAEALEPHRVIHYVQRVAGDFHRFYSRHRCVSDDAEMTAARLLLVGAVGQVIGRALRLVGIAAPERM
- the rplQ gene encoding 50S ribosomal protein L17, with translation MRHMKSGRKLGRNSSHRDAMFRNMVTSLIMHGRIRTTDAKAKELRRWADRMITLGKQDTVAARRRARAYIRTDEAVYKLFSEVAPRFAQRAGGYTRIIKLGQRLGDAAPLSLVELTELPPPVKKAKAGEEKEASSR